One Novipirellula galeiformis DNA window includes the following coding sequences:
- the tal gene encoding transaldolase, which translates to MKGRTISSLDQLKQHTVVVADTGDIDAIAKHKPQDATTNPSLLYKAAQMPQYQSLVDEAIAYGQSKAHSEEGLLDAIIDKLSVAFGCRILELIPGRVSTEVDARLSFDTEGTVTKARELIELYKESGVSSDRILIKMASTWEGIRAAEQLEKDGIHCNLTLLFGFGQAVACADAGVTLISPFVGRIYDWYKAKQGVDSIPVEEDPGVESVTTIFNYYKKHGYKTEVMGASFRTKEQVMALCGSDLLTISPDLLGQLAEVDGEVPKALDADAAAQMDIPRIKMDEGVFRWMLNEDAMATEKLAEGIRGFAADLDKLRSYLAQRMEKATV; encoded by the coding sequence ATGAAAGGTCGAACCATTAGCTCCTTAGATCAACTCAAGCAGCATACCGTCGTTGTTGCAGACACAGGTGACATTGATGCTATTGCCAAGCACAAGCCACAGGACGCGACGACGAATCCGTCGCTGCTCTATAAAGCCGCCCAAATGCCTCAGTACCAATCACTGGTGGATGAAGCGATTGCGTATGGACAATCCAAGGCGCACAGCGAGGAAGGGTTGCTCGATGCGATCATCGACAAACTTTCCGTCGCCTTTGGCTGCCGAATCCTGGAGCTGATTCCCGGTCGCGTTTCGACCGAGGTTGACGCCCGCTTGAGCTTCGATACCGAGGGGACGGTCACCAAAGCACGCGAGTTGATCGAACTCTACAAAGAATCCGGCGTCTCGTCGGATCGGATCTTGATCAAAATGGCAAGCACGTGGGAAGGAATTCGCGCCGCAGAGCAATTGGAGAAAGACGGAATCCATTGCAACTTGACGCTGTTGTTTGGCTTCGGCCAAGCGGTCGCCTGTGCCGATGCCGGAGTTACCTTGATCAGCCCCTTTGTGGGCCGTATCTACGATTGGTACAAAGCAAAGCAGGGTGTGGATTCGATTCCGGTAGAGGAAGATCCAGGGGTGGAATCGGTCACGACCATTTTCAACTATTACAAAAAACACGGTTACAAGACCGAAGTGATGGGGGCGAGTTTCCGCACCAAGGAACAAGTGATGGCGTTATGCGGCAGTGACCTGCTAACGATCTCACCCGACTTGCTCGGCCAACTTGCCGAGGTCGACGGCGAAGTTCCCAAGGCACTCGACGCCGATGCAGCGGCCCAAATGGACATCCCACGCATCAAGATGGACGAAGGCGTCTTCCGCTGGATGTTGAACGAAGATGCGATGGCCACCGAAAAATTGGCCGAAGGGATCCGCGGTTTCGCAGCCGACCTCGATAAACTACGCAGCTACCTTGCTCAGCGAATGGAAAAAGCAACGGTTTAA
- a CDS encoding potassium channel family protein gives MTFWVCTLAGFLLTLIGVWETFMAVLHPRAVVGPVTTIINRAFHCVVDASTIKHSRWVVFTGPVLITVQVLCWATLLLIGVSLIVWPQLGEGIVQNGDKPIDPSFSTAIYYAGFTITTLGVGDLVPQNVAMRMLTITTAGLGFSYFTLVLAYVISIYSRLARRNQFACEIDYRTQRTGDSLIYLKPYLVGDDPSLIHQDLYTLASHMAELLESHHFYSVLHYFRFNEPRYAMSRMLRFCLEVASLLKALREAGGANASSISEPEERLWHASRQMLDDTSKHFIVHPSTDHEIDTSIAKRLYQQLQSVSPNSSPSDPANFIAVYTETCKLWSRDLRSLEIGSGD, from the coding sequence GTGACATTTTGGGTCTGCACCCTCGCCGGCTTTCTGCTCACTCTAATCGGAGTCTGGGAAACGTTTATGGCGGTCCTGCACCCAAGGGCCGTGGTGGGTCCAGTCACGACCATCATCAACCGCGCATTTCATTGCGTGGTGGATGCATCAACGATCAAACACAGTCGCTGGGTTGTCTTCACCGGCCCCGTGCTGATTACGGTCCAGGTGCTGTGCTGGGCCACCTTGCTATTGATCGGGGTTAGTTTGATCGTTTGGCCTCAGTTGGGCGAAGGCATTGTGCAAAATGGCGACAAGCCCATCGATCCCTCGTTCAGCACCGCAATCTATTACGCGGGGTTTACCATCACCACACTGGGGGTCGGTGACTTGGTGCCCCAAAACGTCGCAATGCGAATGTTGACGATCACGACGGCGGGGCTCGGGTTCAGCTACTTCACGCTGGTCCTTGCCTACGTCATCTCGATCTATTCCAGGTTGGCTCGCCGCAACCAATTTGCCTGCGAAATCGATTATCGGACACAGCGGACCGGCGACAGCTTAATTTATTTGAAGCCCTACCTGGTCGGCGACGACCCCTCGTTAATCCATCAAGATCTGTACACGCTCGCATCCCACATGGCCGAGTTGCTCGAGTCACATCACTTCTATTCGGTGTTGCATTACTTTCGCTTCAATGAACCGCGGTACGCGATGAGCCGGATGTTGCGATTCTGTTTGGAAGTCGCCTCGCTGCTGAAGGCATTGCGTGAAGCGGGAGGTGCAAATGCATCGTCGATCTCCGAGCCCGAAGAGCGTCTGTGGCACGCCAGTCGACAGATGCTCGACGACACCAGCAAACATTTCATCGTCCATCCCTCAACCGATCACGAAATCGATACTTCGATCGCCAAGCGTTTGTATCAGCAACTACAGTCCGTGTCACCGAATTCCAGCCCCTCCGATCCAGCGAATTTCATCGCGGTGTATACCGAAACATGCAAACTGTGGTCCCGCGATCTGCGTTCGCTTGAAATCGGATCGGGGGATTAG
- a CDS encoding heavy metal translocating P-type ATPase: MSTTEITAVDPVCGMTVNPNESLHSEHNGKLYYFCSQGCQKRFEANPVGVLTERTEKDLAKTHATANESSSCCHGSGPGKGSASKTPADTDAIYTCPMHPEIEQQGPGDCPICGMDLEPKFIDMADHGDDAQYADMKRRFWVGVVLSAPLLVLAMGPMIGLQIADWMSNTVFAWLQLALATPVVFWCGWPLLVRGVKSFHSMNLNMFSLIAVGTLAAYLFSLVVVLLPGVIPEAFFENGVPPLYFEAAAVIITLVLLGQVLELRARQQTGGAIRELMQLAPETAHRLTDDGEEEVSLDSVHKGDRLRIRPGEKVPVDGRVVSGSSSVDESMLTGEPIPLQKSEGDEVTGGTLNQTGALVMEAVGVGGDTVLSRIVQMVADAQRSRAPIQKLVDVVARYFVPAVIACSVLAFIGWAIFGPEPQLAHAFVAAVAVLIIACPCALGLATPMSVMVGVGRGAKEGVLIKNAEVLEVMEKVDTIVVDKTGTLTQGRPEVTAIETFAGANEPEILALAAAVETQSEHPLAQAIVRRAKENAREQLEATDFNSITGGGVRAKVDGRDVVIGKADLLIEQNVDGVAAGRDQAAKHQNEGATVIFVAVDGTLAALMAITDPIKPSTPAALKTLHELGLKVVMLTGDAERTAKAVATKLGIDEFHAGVSPEEKHAFVRKLKSEGKTVAMAGDGINDAPALAEANVGIAMGTGTGVAIESAGVTLVGGDLRGVAAASNLSRKTMSNIRQNLFFAFIYNALGIPVAAGLLYPFFGILLSPMIAAAAMSFSSVSVIANALRLRAAKLT, translated from the coding sequence ATGTCCACCACTGAAATCACCGCCGTGGATCCTGTCTGCGGGATGACGGTCAATCCAAACGAATCGCTACATAGCGAGCACAACGGAAAACTGTATTACTTTTGCAGCCAGGGCTGTCAGAAAAGATTCGAGGCCAATCCGGTCGGAGTGCTAACCGAACGCACTGAAAAGGATTTAGCTAAAACGCACGCAACGGCAAACGAATCGTCCTCCTGCTGTCACGGTTCCGGTCCTGGAAAAGGCTCCGCAAGTAAGACGCCGGCCGACACGGACGCGATCTACACTTGCCCGATGCATCCGGAGATCGAGCAACAGGGGCCGGGCGATTGTCCGATCTGCGGTATGGACTTAGAGCCCAAGTTCATCGACATGGCCGACCATGGCGATGACGCTCAGTACGCTGACATGAAACGTCGGTTCTGGGTCGGCGTTGTCTTGTCAGCGCCGCTACTGGTGCTCGCGATGGGGCCGATGATTGGGCTGCAGATCGCCGATTGGATGTCCAATACGGTATTCGCTTGGTTGCAATTAGCATTGGCCACGCCGGTGGTGTTTTGGTGTGGATGGCCGCTATTGGTGCGTGGCGTCAAGTCATTCCACAGCATGAATTTAAACATGTTTTCGTTGATCGCGGTGGGAACTCTGGCGGCCTATTTGTTCAGCCTGGTCGTTGTCCTGCTGCCTGGCGTGATTCCCGAAGCCTTTTTCGAAAACGGAGTGCCGCCGCTGTACTTCGAGGCCGCCGCGGTGATCATCACGCTGGTGTTACTAGGACAAGTATTGGAGCTTCGCGCACGACAGCAAACCGGGGGTGCGATCCGTGAACTGATGCAGTTAGCCCCCGAGACGGCACATCGCTTGACCGACGATGGTGAAGAAGAGGTCTCGCTTGATTCGGTTCATAAAGGAGACCGTTTGCGAATTCGACCGGGCGAAAAAGTTCCCGTCGATGGCCGTGTCGTTAGCGGCAGCAGCAGCGTGGACGAATCGATGTTGACGGGCGAACCGATCCCCCTGCAAAAATCCGAAGGGGACGAAGTCACCGGAGGAACGCTGAACCAAACCGGGGCACTCGTGATGGAAGCGGTCGGTGTCGGTGGCGATACGGTGCTGAGCCGGATTGTGCAAATGGTCGCCGATGCCCAGCGGAGTCGTGCCCCGATTCAAAAATTGGTCGACGTCGTGGCTCGTTACTTTGTGCCTGCTGTGATTGCGTGTTCCGTTCTCGCGTTTATCGGTTGGGCGATATTTGGCCCCGAACCTCAATTGGCACATGCCTTTGTCGCCGCCGTTGCCGTGTTGATCATTGCTTGCCCCTGTGCGTTGGGATTGGCCACGCCGATGTCGGTGATGGTCGGTGTCGGGCGTGGTGCAAAGGAAGGGGTACTGATCAAGAACGCCGAAGTCTTAGAGGTGATGGAAAAGGTCGACACGATTGTGGTCGACAAAACGGGCACGTTAACGCAAGGACGTCCCGAGGTGACCGCGATCGAAACGTTCGCTGGAGCAAACGAGCCAGAGATTTTGGCGTTGGCTGCCGCAGTGGAGACACAGAGTGAACATCCGCTTGCCCAAGCGATTGTGCGACGTGCGAAAGAGAACGCCAGAGAACAACTCGAAGCGACGGACTTCAACAGCATCACCGGCGGTGGCGTGCGAGCCAAGGTCGATGGACGCGACGTGGTCATCGGAAAAGCTGACTTGCTAATCGAGCAAAACGTCGATGGCGTCGCAGCGGGGCGTGATCAGGCGGCAAAGCATCAAAACGAAGGAGCGACGGTGATCTTTGTCGCCGTCGATGGCACGTTGGCCGCCCTGATGGCGATCACCGATCCGATCAAACCCAGTACGCCGGCGGCGCTCAAAACGCTGCATGAACTCGGTTTAAAAGTCGTGATGCTAACGGGCGATGCCGAACGGACGGCCAAAGCGGTGGCCACGAAGCTAGGGATCGACGAGTTTCATGCAGGCGTTTCACCCGAAGAGAAACACGCCTTTGTACGTAAGCTGAAAAGCGAAGGCAAAACCGTTGCGATGGCTGGTGATGGGATCAATGACGCACCGGCGCTTGCCGAAGCGAATGTGGGCATCGCAATGGGAACGGGGACGGGCGTCGCGATCGAATCCGCCGGCGTGACCTTGGTTGGAGGTGACCTGCGCGGTGTCGCGGCGGCGAGCAATCTGAGCCGGAAAACGATGAGCAACATTCGCCAAAACTTGTTCTTTGCGTTCATTTACAACGCGCTTGGAATCCCCGTTGCCGCGGGACTGCTGTATCCGTTCTTCGGGATTCTACTGAGCCCGATGATCGCCGCTGCCGCGATGAGTTTCAGCAGCGTGTCGGTAATCGCCAACGCCCTGAGACTGCGGGCCGCGAAATTGACGTGA
- a CDS encoding methanogen output domain 1-containing protein — translation MSDSLRHSLPVIESLPIPLERDVFLRSLIRELSGTLQDVVGLDEAAGFISIVGQRVGDQINDDYRSALQVNQLDRQQVADVLVDLKRRIQGDFYVVEQDDEKIVLKNRACPFGEKVIGRPSLCMMTSNVFGVIAAENLGYAKVVIEEAIARGDRGCTIVVHLRPTETALAADGREYLQG, via the coding sequence ATGTCCGATTCATTGCGTCATTCGTTGCCTGTGATCGAGAGTTTGCCGATTCCACTGGAACGAGATGTGTTTCTTCGTTCCTTGATTCGCGAGTTGTCTGGAACCCTGCAAGATGTCGTGGGGCTTGATGAAGCTGCGGGGTTCATCAGCATCGTCGGTCAAAGAGTGGGTGACCAAATCAATGACGATTATCGCAGCGCATTGCAAGTCAACCAGCTCGATCGTCAGCAGGTTGCGGACGTGTTAGTCGATCTGAAACGCAGAATCCAAGGCGACTTCTACGTGGTCGAACAGGACGACGAAAAAATCGTGCTGAAGAACCGTGCCTGTCCGTTCGGGGAAAAGGTGATTGGCCGCCCGTCGCTTTGCATGATGACGTCCAACGTGTTTGGAGTGATCGCTGCCGAAAACTTGGGGTATGCTAAGGTGGTTATTGAAGAAGCCATCGCGCGTGGCGATCGTGGTTGCACGATCGTGGTTCATTTGCGGCCGACCGAGACTGCGTTGGCGGCGGACGGTCGTGAATACCTACAAGGTTAG
- a CDS encoding metal-sensitive transcriptional regulator — MLDDEEKKKLANRLRRVVGQVEAVARMIDEDKYCVDVLMQLSAATGALGKVGQIVLEEHLRTCVTEAIENGDAHDRDEKLEELIKLFRKYAGVID, encoded by the coding sequence ATGCTTGATGACGAAGAAAAGAAGAAATTAGCCAACCGTCTGCGGCGTGTCGTGGGTCAGGTTGAAGCGGTGGCTCGCATGATCGATGAAGATAAATACTGCGTGGATGTGCTAATGCAGTTATCCGCCGCCACCGGTGCGCTGGGCAAAGTCGGGCAAATCGTACTCGAAGAACACCTAAGGACTTGTGTGACCGAAGCGATCGAAAACGGCGACGCACACGATCGCGACGAGAAACTCGAAGAGCTAATCAAGCTGTTCCGCAAATACGCTGGGGTCATCGATTGA
- a CDS encoding copper oxidase: MPNNEARRQFLKAGSLAAASGLLAGAASAQQPMDMKEMPMPHGHAGHSDNPQPKVPSDSDVQAEMDGFSRFKPSRGNDPDSDYYLGKLMPGFRSAAAGPAPFEAPDLTKLPWKMVRGAKEFHLVPMAVEREFLPGYKMNVYGYNGSMPGPTIEVNQGDRVRIVVTNELPEATTTHWHGFEMPVQYDGSETLTQNPIEPGKSFVYEFDVHEEGTFFYHAHVPMQEAFGSVGWFIVHPRKVFDPPVDRDFGLIFQNFFIEPTQTIADSWRMDWNWHTINGRSGPYTTPLVVKHGERVRIRLLDFSPMQHHPIHLHGHTFWVTGHEGARIPKSAWIPRNTELVGIAQASNFEFIANNPGDWMFHCHMVHHMMNHMTRQVGPRIRKNESIDQYLANTQSRPPVDATRDDPGFATPGYPQEMKGMNMSDAMIDTIWDRREVQGMRAMWPMSIMGLMTALRVLPEDLYHKVMETDEAVPKGSVFEEIVRRFGDPATYEAGPKKMMHDMKM, encoded by the coding sequence ATGCCGAACAACGAAGCTCGTCGCCAATTCTTGAAAGCCGGTTCGCTGGCAGCCGCCAGTGGTCTGTTGGCGGGCGCTGCCAGTGCCCAACAGCCAATGGACATGAAAGAGATGCCGATGCCCCACGGGCATGCTGGTCATTCCGATAATCCACAGCCGAAAGTGCCCTCGGACTCGGATGTCCAAGCCGAGATGGATGGTTTCTCGCGTTTCAAACCGAGTCGCGGCAACGACCCCGATTCAGACTACTACCTGGGCAAATTGATGCCAGGATTTCGTAGTGCCGCTGCGGGACCGGCTCCCTTTGAAGCTCCCGACCTGACCAAATTGCCCTGGAAAATGGTACGCGGAGCCAAGGAGTTTCACTTGGTCCCGATGGCGGTCGAGCGAGAGTTTTTGCCGGGCTACAAGATGAATGTCTACGGCTACAACGGCAGCATGCCAGGACCTACGATCGAAGTGAATCAGGGCGATCGGGTGCGGATTGTTGTGACCAATGAATTGCCCGAAGCGACGACGACGCATTGGCACGGTTTTGAAATGCCGGTCCAGTACGATGGCAGCGAAACGTTGACTCAGAACCCGATCGAACCGGGCAAGTCGTTCGTTTACGAATTTGATGTGCACGAAGAAGGAACGTTCTTTTATCACGCCCACGTGCCGATGCAAGAAGCATTTGGCAGCGTCGGTTGGTTCATCGTCCATCCTCGCAAAGTTTTTGATCCGCCAGTGGACCGTGACTTTGGTTTGATTTTTCAAAACTTCTTTATTGAGCCGACTCAAACCATTGCCGACAGTTGGCGGATGGATTGGAATTGGCATACGATCAATGGCCGCAGCGGTCCCTACACGACACCGTTGGTGGTCAAGCATGGCGAACGAGTCCGCATTCGTTTGCTCGATTTTTCTCCGATGCAACATCATCCCATTCATTTGCACGGACATACATTTTGGGTGACGGGACACGAGGGGGCACGGATTCCAAAATCGGCTTGGATTCCTCGTAACACCGAGTTGGTGGGGATCGCTCAGGCTTCGAATTTTGAGTTCATCGCCAATAACCCAGGCGATTGGATGTTCCACTGTCATATGGTTCACCACATGATGAATCACATGACACGGCAAGTCGGTCCGCGGATTCGCAAGAACGAGTCGATCGATCAGTACTTGGCTAATACCCAAAGCCGCCCGCCCGTCGATGCAACTCGTGATGACCCGGGGTTTGCCACGCCGGGGTACCCACAGGAAATGAAGGGCATGAACATGTCCGATGCAATGATTGACACGATCTGGGATCGTCGCGAGGTCCAAGGGATGCGGGCGATGTGGCCGATGTCGATCATGGGCTTGATGACCGCCCTGCGAGTGTTACCCGAGGATCTGTATCACAAGGTGATGGAGACGGATGAGGCGGTCCCCAAAGGGAGTGTCTTTGAAGAAATTGTGCGTCGTTTCGGCGACCCGGCGACCTACGAAGCGGGCCCCAAGAAGATGATGCATGACATGAAAATGTAG
- a CDS encoding MerR family transcriptional regulator, translating into MVEEDEMAGFTIGKVAKASGVGVETIRFYQRSGLIDEPTPIKTSFREYPDATVDRIRFIKRAQNLGFTLAEVQELLGLSEQPGASRREVKAMAEAKLGLIQQKIADLKQMEATLSQLVHDCSGRGRVPGCPIIEAIVGETNTCNHNGT; encoded by the coding sequence GTGGTGGAGGAAGATGAGATGGCGGGGTTTACGATCGGGAAAGTTGCCAAGGCGTCCGGCGTAGGAGTCGAGACGATTCGCTTTTATCAACGCAGCGGATTGATCGACGAGCCGACGCCGATAAAGACATCCTTTCGCGAATATCCTGACGCGACGGTGGATCGCATTCGGTTTATCAAGCGAGCTCAGAATCTTGGATTCACGCTTGCCGAGGTCCAAGAATTGCTTGGATTGTCCGAGCAGCCCGGAGCGTCACGGCGGGAAGTAAAAGCAATGGCGGAAGCCAAGTTGGGTTTGATCCAGCAAAAAATTGCGGATCTTAAACAGATGGAAGCCACGCTCTCTCAGCTTGTTCACGATTGCTCGGGTCGGGGAAGAGTCCCGGGTTGTCCCATCATTGAAGCAATCGTTGGTGAAACAAACACCTGTAATCACAACGGAACATGA
- a CDS encoding TolC family protein, producing MKRRFSKSRMLLALALTGTASLASAQRPDPGKTFVPPPPVPEAPYGLSDLDASGPLFPDAQLGDDAYSMAPPPVIVDGQVVDGPMSQDFNVVSHSLSDFLALAAQNNPTLRQARLQISGETAKALQAGLYPNPTLSYSGEQIGLDVPGDKDSPGEFQGLLVEQRFVTAGKLRLSREKYMRRAHVSEHLAIAQQFRVCNDVRVHFYRSLASQQILELRHELLKTAEDGAVTARELYNQGQATRPEVRRSNITLQRARLDVLTAENHYRDQFRQLVSLVGVDVAIAPVTGSLMPETEPISYQQAVSTLLAESPELMAARAKLAGDRVTLQRERVEWVPDIVARGGSGYNFDAKETVAVAGVSIELPVFDRNQGTIRQAQADLMRQQEEIRRTELNLQRRLASTYQQYLTSLQIATEYDRVIIPEAEMAYEELLESYKDNRVDWPDVLSAQHDLFDARLTQIQQLEMVRRNEVLVRGFMLHGGLDAAQGSTPPGHIDANPKPR from the coding sequence GTGAAACGACGTTTTTCAAAATCTCGCATGTTATTGGCACTCGCACTGACGGGAACCGCATCGCTGGCCTCGGCCCAGAGACCGGATCCAGGGAAAACGTTCGTCCCTCCGCCGCCTGTCCCTGAAGCTCCGTACGGGTTGAGCGACCTGGACGCATCCGGTCCGCTGTTCCCCGACGCGCAGCTAGGGGATGACGCCTACTCGATGGCTCCGCCTCCGGTTATCGTTGATGGACAAGTTGTTGACGGCCCAATGTCTCAAGACTTCAATGTCGTCAGTCATTCGCTGAGTGACTTCTTGGCACTGGCCGCACAAAACAATCCGACCCTCCGCCAAGCACGGTTGCAAATTTCCGGCGAAACAGCCAAAGCACTGCAAGCCGGTCTGTATCCAAACCCAACGCTGAGTTACAGCGGCGAGCAAATCGGCTTGGACGTGCCCGGGGACAAAGATTCACCCGGTGAGTTCCAAGGATTGTTGGTCGAGCAACGTTTCGTAACCGCGGGAAAACTTCGTCTGAGTCGCGAGAAGTACATGCGCCGTGCGCACGTCTCCGAACACCTTGCCATCGCTCAGCAGTTCCGCGTTTGTAACGATGTGCGAGTCCATTTCTATCGAAGCCTCGCGTCACAACAAATACTCGAGTTGCGTCATGAACTGCTGAAGACCGCCGAAGACGGTGCGGTCACCGCTCGCGAATTATACAATCAAGGCCAAGCAACACGCCCCGAGGTTCGGCGATCGAACATCACTCTGCAGCGAGCTCGATTGGACGTATTGACCGCCGAAAATCATTATCGCGACCAGTTTCGTCAACTGGTTTCGCTCGTCGGTGTCGACGTCGCCATCGCGCCCGTTACTGGATCACTGATGCCTGAAACGGAGCCGATCTCGTACCAGCAAGCCGTATCGACCCTGCTGGCCGAAAGTCCCGAGTTGATGGCGGCTCGTGCGAAACTTGCTGGCGACCGAGTCACACTGCAACGCGAGCGAGTCGAGTGGGTGCCCGATATCGTGGCCCGTGGTGGATCAGGATACAACTTCGATGCCAAAGAAACCGTCGCGGTCGCAGGGGTCTCGATTGAACTGCCAGTGTTTGACCGCAATCAAGGCACGATTCGCCAGGCGCAAGCGGATTTGATGCGTCAGCAAGAAGAGATCCGCCGCACCGAACTCAATCTGCAACGTCGCTTAGCAAGCACGTATCAACAGTATTTAACGTCGCTTCAGATCGCCACCGAATACGATCGCGTGATTATCCCCGAAGCTGAAATGGCGTACGAAGAACTGCTGGAAAGCTACAAGGACAACCGCGTTGATTGGCCCGATGTGCTGTCGGCTCAACATGACTTGTTCGATGCACGGCTGACACAGATCCAACAACTTGAGATGGTCCGGCGAAACGAGGTACTCGTCCGTGGATTCATGCTGCATGGTGGCTTGGATGCGGCACAGGGATCGACACCTCCGGGCCATATCGATGCAAATCCGAAGCCGCGGTAG
- a CDS encoding Hpt domain-containing protein gives MSLLNQSQRAQFSDALTRVGGDEEILIALAEMAAEDAPPMLDQLQGQVQAEQWGAVAQTAHALKGLLSAFETGPPVEELQPLIDAARSSQGEAAHAVFGDLRPSLQSLVGQVRRLTESTESPSVDRLRKL, from the coding sequence ATGAGTTTATTGAATCAGTCACAGCGAGCCCAGTTTTCCGACGCCCTGACCCGCGTCGGTGGCGATGAGGAGATTTTAATAGCGCTCGCCGAGATGGCCGCTGAGGATGCACCTCCGATGTTGGATCAGTTGCAAGGCCAAGTACAAGCCGAGCAGTGGGGCGCGGTCGCGCAGACGGCGCATGCGTTGAAGGGGTTGCTCAGTGCATTTGAGACGGGGCCACCGGTTGAGGAATTGCAACCGTTGATCGACGCGGCGAGATCGAGTCAGGGTGAGGCCGCTCATGCGGTGTTCGGAGATTTAAGGCCGTCATTACAAAGCCTTGTCGGTCAGGTGCGACGGCTTACCGAATCAACGGAATCGCCTTCGGTCGATCGGCTTCGGAAGCTTTGA
- a CDS encoding heavy-metal-associated domain-containing protein, with product MNTTFSTSMTCGGCLSKVTPFLDNEPSVRQWKSDLSDPRKLIHVELAPEGRPEHIVDLIGQAGFTASVIPHEPETVAIATPAAKPAFSLATYKPLFLVVSYVIGATVLVESIHDDWQWPRAMSYFMGFFFLGFAFFKLLNISKFADAFSTYDIIARRSRPYALAYPWIEVTLGLLFVTGTQLMAANVVTAIVMSIGLVGVIAAVRKKQAIQCACLGTAFNLPMSAVTIIENSVMIAMALVMLAM from the coding sequence ATGAACACGACGTTTTCGACCTCGATGACCTGCGGTGGATGCCTCAGCAAGGTCACTCCCTTTTTGGACAACGAACCGAGTGTCCGGCAATGGAAATCGGATTTGAGCGATCCGAGAAAACTGATTCACGTCGAACTAGCTCCCGAAGGCCGCCCCGAGCATATCGTTGACTTGATCGGGCAAGCGGGTTTTACTGCATCGGTCATTCCCCATGAACCGGAAACCGTAGCGATTGCGACCCCCGCAGCAAAACCCGCGTTTAGCTTGGCGACGTACAAGCCATTGTTCCTTGTCGTCAGCTATGTGATTGGCGCCACGGTGTTGGTTGAGTCCATTCACGATGATTGGCAATGGCCGCGTGCGATGAGTTACTTCATGGGATTCTTCTTTTTGGGGTTTGCGTTTTTCAAGTTGCTGAATATCTCAAAATTCGCCGACGCCTTTTCAACCTACGATATCATCGCCCGCCGATCACGTCCCTACGCGCTCGCTTACCCTTGGATCGAAGTGACTCTGGGGTTGTTATTTGTCACCGGGACGCAGTTGATGGCGGCGAACGTCGTGACCGCGATTGTGATGAGCATCGGGTTGGTGGGAGTGATTGCGGCGGTCAGAAAGAAGCAAGCGATTCAGTGTGCTTGTCTGGGGACCGCATTCAATTTGCCGATGTCGGCGGTCACCATCATCGAGAACAGTGTGATGATCGCGATGGCGCTAGTGATGTTGGCAATGTAA
- a CDS encoding diacylglycerol/lipid kinase family protein codes for MHNLIFWNRGSGKAEQVEMLQQALSANSDTWIEMSRDIDMAQMIQTGLQRGCQNVIAAGGDGTINAIVNAMMKIDEVRRPNLAVFPLGTANDFAGTLAIPDDLNQAVEVFRESQPIAVDVVRIHGSGVERYYANVAAGGNCVRVSEELTDELKTRWGAFSYVRGAVGVLADMNSYRITAEIDGERLDGFDSWAVLVANGKTNAGRIQVAPQASPVDGLIDVVLIRDGDLMDMVEVVTGNLLGNFLECEQVVFRKAKRLRIQSDPPMRFTLDGEVIDEEPVAFEAVPGAIRMFVGQDFARE; via the coding sequence ATGCACAACCTTATTTTTTGGAACCGTGGATCGGGGAAAGCGGAGCAGGTTGAAATGCTTCAGCAAGCGTTGTCGGCGAACTCGGACACTTGGATCGAAATGAGTCGCGACATCGATATGGCGCAAATGATTCAGACTGGGTTACAGCGCGGATGCCAAAACGTGATTGCTGCCGGCGGCGACGGAACCATCAATGCCATCGTCAACGCGATGATGAAGATCGACGAGGTGCGTCGTCCCAATTTGGCCGTCTTTCCATTGGGGACGGCGAACGATTTTGCCGGCACCTTGGCCATCCCCGACGATCTGAATCAAGCGGTGGAGGTATTTCGCGAAAGCCAACCGATCGCGGTCGATGTGGTGCGCATCCATGGGAGTGGGGTTGAACGTTATTACGCCAACGTCGCCGCAGGAGGAAACTGCGTCCGCGTTTCCGAAGAGTTGACGGATGAATTGAAAACACGCTGGGGCGCGTTTAGCTATGTACGAGGAGCGGTGGGGGTCTTGGCCGATATGAACAGCTATCGCATCACCGCCGAGATCGATGGAGAACGGCTTGATGGTTTTGACAGTTGGGCCGTGCTCGTTGCCAATGGGAAAACGAATGCGGGACGGATTCAGGTGGCACCACAGGCCTCTCCCGTCGATGGCTTGATCGACGTTGTGTTGATTCGCGATGGCGATCTGATGGACATGGTCGAAGTGGTGACCGGTAACCTGTTGGGAAACTTTCTCGAATGTGAACAAGTCGTTTTTCGTAAAGCAAAACGACTGCGAATCCAATCGGATCCCCCGATGCGATTTACACTCGACGGCGAAGTCATCGACGAGGAACCAGTCGCTTTCGAAGCGGTGCCGGGGGCGATCCGAATGTTCGTGGGTCAGGACTTCGCACGCGAGTGA